TACAAAAGCTATGAAAGATTCCGTTTTCTTCCCTAAACCTCCTGTTCTGCCTTCTCCCACTGCGGGAGAGGGCAGGTTCGGTTGATTGCAGTCAATGAAATCTTTCACATTTATCACAAATCACCAGTAGGTTCGTTCTAAAGAgacaaaagtaaaaaaagaaacaaaacgatcAGCTCACATTTCCCGGAGCGAATGATCCTGATGTCACACGACACAATCCTTGAGCGAATACGATTTCCGTAAAGCTGTGCTCAGAGGACGAATCCGTCAGGAAGGGGAGGTGTGCGATGGTGCTATCTGAATTCTGAGAATTCATTGCAATACATTTCCACTTTCTCTTTCGTATgcgacacactcacacaaacgctcCAACGTGTGAGATGAGAGGGGCAGGTTCTTAGTCATCCTCCACATATGTTTCGCTTAGAGCCTAGAGAATGATTTTCAACTTTCGACAGTAACGAACTGATCGCACCCTTGCTCTGCCTACACTTCTTGTCACTGGATCCTGCTGTTTTGGGGTCTATCTTTTTGGGATTTCTGATCGATCGTTCCCCGAtcgtacacaaaacaaaacatggcCCTGTCCTTCTCTGGTCCCCCTTGCTGGTGATGTGAACACTAAACTAAAACAGAAAGGATGTATGtgtcgagtgtgtgtgtgtgtttgtttgttttgcttacgTGACTACCGTGGGCGTACGttaaaacacatatgtatatgcGAATGCTAATCTTACTACCGAAGGAACGATAAACTTATAAAGTCTACATCCAACGATTTATCGAGATGCCTACTCTCTCTGGGTGCCGTTGTTAGCGCGAGTCGGTTAGTAAAAGGGTCGATAACCCCTGTTCTGCCCTGTCTGGCGGCTCACAAATATTCAGAGATGCTAATATTActcaaagacacacacacacacgcgcgtgtgCGGTCGTGGCCGCTTGTCTGCGGCCTTCCAAAAACAATCgcacgtgcgcgcgcgcgtaacAAGTTAACAAGACCAacgaaaaattgcaaaaataataGGGGggattaataataatatcttCTCCGCATCCGATGTGCTCTTGTCGTTGCTCCTCAGTGTTGCTGTGCTGTCTGTGGTTACTCCTCCTCCTTGCAAATTCCGGCGAAATCAGGCCAACAGATGTCACTTCCGGTTGTAATTGGTGTTGGAAAAATGCCGCTACGAAGGAACGACGCCCACTGCTCCTCTCTGCTCTCTCCAGGCCCAGCAACCAGCAAGTCATGAGACAGCAAAACAGGCGCTTACAGATCCATGTCGAACTGTTCCTGATGCTCGTCGTACTTGGGTGGGGAGTTCCGGGCAGGTTTCTGCTGCTTGACCGACAGCGTCGTCATTGGTTTCGTGTTCGGGCTGACGACGCCCGTACGCAGCAGGTTCATTGGCACATTGTTTGGCGGCGTGCGGGCCAGCGGGGAGTTCTTCAGGTTCATCAGGAAGGCACGCTCGTACACGATGCGAGTACCTAAAGCGGAAgagaccgagagagagagagagacattcATTAATAAAAGCAATAACGTAGTAATTAAATAGAGGTTTAAAATCAGTAATCGAGCtaacagacaaacaaaagaTCGCAGTACGCAGCGCACACTATGATCGCgaacagtgttttttttctatctttctttGCGATCTCGCGATCTCACAGGCGGTTGTGTTGGTGTGAATATTTGGCAAAGCGGCTTCACCGTTCCCCGCCGTCCGACGAATTTGACCTTCAGAGAACCCCGAAAATCGTTAACGCGTGTTCGCGTCTGCGTATCTACAGATACACCCAGGACAAAGATCGCGTTGAAACTCTCCTCCTCTTCTACGCAAGATCGCAAATTTTACCTCCCACGTGGTTTTAGTTTGAAGTGAACCATTCTCTGGTAATATTGTTGTAAAAATTTGGAAACAAATGCCTAAAACGCCTATTATCATCAATAGTACACAACAGCAGCCGGTAGATCGCAGCTGTAACCGTGCCGCCAAAATGAATGTTCGAGAAGCTTCTGATAAGGCCACTGACTGACACATTTGCATCGACAAACAATCTGAAGAGCGGTGGTGTGCCGCCGCGCAAAAAATCTGTTCcagggtgttttttgtttgcctttttggcACAACTCTCCAGAAGCTTTTGGTGTacataccaccaccacacgcaGCTGCCGAAATGTGTGTACTTTGCTAATAAAGCACGAGGGGGTTCGTGAAAGATAGCGAGGAGTATCTGTGCAAGACCAGCTGTGTACATACCGACGACACACAGAGGTCTGAAATTGGTAGGTGATATATCCTATCTCGGCAGTGGTCGCACACACCGCACACGTTTTCCAATCGCCCCCAAAAACAagattggtttattttttgcatttgcataTATCATCGCACCGTGCGAACTTGGGCGATCAAAAAATTGAGGCCACGTTTGAAAGGTTTGGGAAGGAGATTAGCACATCATTGTTGATCGATTGCAGGTGGTTTGGTTCACGGCAAAATCGTTTAAAACCTTTGACATGAAACGAGAACGTGCAATTAAAGCACTTAACCTGGGGGCGCAACTATTAAAATATCGTAAACAATATCTTGCGCGATCCTCTGACGCAATCGAGTCCTCCTGGTTTCGAGCTCTGTGTGCTGAAAGCGCAAAATCAACCACATCTCTACTGTATGTGTTGTACCTTCGTCGGTAGAACCTTCGTAATTCGAAGGTTACAATAGTAGTAGAGGAACTATATTTAACCATACGCCCGTAGGTCTGTACAGAGAACGTAAGTCTCGAATAGTGACGATCGATCGAGTGTGATCTGCACTACTACACCTAGTTGTCATTGAATCAGCTGCTTTAAACCAAATCTAATGAGAAAAGTTAACTGGGTAAAGGTTGCTATCGAGGAACAAAGTCGACGACCACGCCGATATGTATTGCGTCTGCCGGATCTGCACACAGCTACAGCACAGGCACGGTTTGGATGATTATTTTTAACTCGCCATAATGGTGTACCGACTCAACACACCCGGTCgaccgggtgtgtgtgtgtgttcggtgaTCACTACCGCTTATGCAACGCCCGAGTGTCCTGGGTATCTTACTGCGCTTCTTCTTCCCACTTAATTACCAACGCCCGCAAAAGTTCCATTCCGCAAATATTGAGGTCAAAGCGCTTAGAGTGCTTAGAAACAGCACGAGAGTGAGAAACGGTAGGGAGACGGCGAGATAGCGAGTGGCCCGGGGCAAGATAAGATTGTCCAAAAGGTCCTTGGATTGGGGTGCGTTGCGGTGCGTTGCTGATTAGAGACCGGCAGGGCAGAGCACATTGTGCTGATTTCGGTACAATAAAGCAAGAGCGTGTCGTCTCCTTGTGTGTAGACGAGATTAATCGAAACACGAGGCAGAAGTTGcttcctacacacacacacacacacacacacacacacacacacacacacacacacacacgatgctTCTTTGTGTGTTCTGATCGGTTCATTGGCTTTTTTGCGGCCAATTGATAAGATGGATGGTGCCTTAGTCCACCGATCCAATACACCAGGAACCAGAGCAACTGCATAGTCACACCAGAGacgtgtgcaaaactgtccaGCAAATAGCGATTGTGGAATCGCTCCGTTACTGTAAACGGCCAGGCAGGCAAAACGTTCACTTTTACAAGCTTCCATCCCAAAAATCCACCACCCTAGACAGTTTATAGAGAGAGCACTACAATTTATGGATCATGTTCTCCGGATCAAGAGCGAATGAAAGTAGTTTCCAAGAATTTTGAAGGACGACGTTGCCGCTGAGGCGTTATCAGCATTCCATAGCAAACAAACATACGCTTTCCCTTCTGTTTTGGGCTATGGTTGGGTCGTACTATTTTTAGCATCAACCAGTAAAGGACCAGTTCTACTTAGGTTGTAGGCGAATGTAATCCTGTCccaacggcaacaacaacaacatcccaatctcgttttttttaataggcCGCCTCCAGAGTCCTTCAGCCATTCCCGAAATAAATTGGACAATTCTTCTAGGAACGCATCCCCCAGCGGCTTGGGGATGCTGTTCCAATGGAGCAGCTTGTTAGTTAGCCTTAAGCAACACTAACAACTTCCCATTCCCGATCCGACAAAATTCTCCAGGGGATGTAGATGGCGCAACGAAACAGGCAGACGACGTTTGGGGCCGCGCATTGCTAAATTCTTGGCCGCCCTCTCTTGGGCACGGAATTAAATGATTGCGCGGAACTCGCTTGAGACCtaagcaagcacacacacacacacatagatacCCGCCAGGCACCAGGGTGGGAGGAACCGGTTTCGGTGTTTCTTTCCAACCAGCTTCTCGCGTGTGGTTGTCGCACGATATCCACGAGGAGACACAGATGAGTGTGGTACCGCGGGGTCTCGCGTTCGTCTATTAGCGTTCGTTGGACACGGAACGCGCAGTGACACGGAACCGAATAAGGCGTGAAGAGGGACGGGGGATCTGAATCAGTCCCCCAGCTCTAGAGCGGGTCTTTGTCCGCCATGTCATGGGGACGtttgaattaaattcaaatctGACGCGAATATTTAATGTCCCCACCAGAGCACACACAATTTGTATCTGACTGGTGGTCTGCTCGTTGGGGAGAGGGCAAAGTGTGTCAAAAAGCGAATGAAATAcgggaagtgtgtgtgtgtctgttctgATGGTACGGGTTTGGCGGTAGTACAAACACCGAAAATAGAACTAACAACCAACCGGCCCCGAATTTCCTTCTCCACTCTGCACAGACATTATTCGGGGTTGGTGCGATATGGTAGAGTTAAAATGAAATCACTCTAGAAGAGAATTATCACGAGAAATAGCCACGAATGTTTCTGATTAACTCCAATAAGGGCAACGGTTTTATGGTTGCCAGCTGTAAACTGTTTGCTCAAAAAAGCTCCACAAGAAACACGTGTTTGTATTCATCTTCGAAACGCTGCGCCTACTGAGACGTTTTCATGGCATTCTTCTCCATTCCATGTGGTGCCCGTATTGAAGAGCGTGAGATATTCTTCGCAGGGGTTCAATTTCAAACTATAGTACCGGGATCTATTTCCAAGTTGAAATACGATCTATTCTAGAATTTCCCATTCTAAATCTTTAACACCTGTGTGTGGCTAGAGATACTTCTCGCCAAAAAAAGAGGCGCGCCTTCATCAACATTACTGCGTAGTAGCATTTCCCCATGCTTGTTCGATTTCTTCGAACTTGGCACCACTTTACGCGCGTGTCCGTGAAATTCGGTGCCCAATTaacccaaaacaataacacacaccCATCGCTGGCGCTGGCCCTCTACACTTTCTTCTCCACCCCTAAACACCGCACAAGAACACCACTTTCTTAGCCATTcaccaatacacacaaacacacactaaaCGCCGTAGAATGAATTGAATAAAATTTGGAGTTTGCGCACAAGAGTTCTCGCCGGATTGCGTACGTGCGTTTTGTCGCGCGTATCTCGTTCATGTttcaaaatacacacacacacaccgcacacacagagTTTGTTctggaaaaagggaaatgcTTACCTCCGGGTGTGGTCGAGTACAGGGTACCGCCGGGCGTGGAGGAGTACAGGTCCGGCAGCTCGGAAGCGTCATGGATCAGTACCCGCTTGGACGGGATGGCCTGGGAGATGGAGGCGCAAGCCTGACGTGCGATCGGTGATGCCGACATGCTGTTGGTGCGagtctttttgttttggtaaagtgGGTTTTACGACAACACTTTTTCCGGCACTTGGCGTTCGCTGgctggtttgtttttggttttcacGCAGCTGGTGGTGATCGACGATCGACTAGAATCCGCTCGAGTGGGGACTGTGAGGGCTTTTTGTACTTTGCAGGATACTATTTCGGTTTCCTTGTACTTCCTTGTTGGCAGTGCACTACACCAGTTGGCAGTttaagtagtagtagtttcgGTTTACAAAACGGTTTGTAATACACCGTTTCCCGTTTCTGAGTTGTAACAACAACACTTGGTTGGCTGGGCTGTAGCTGCAGTTGTAGCAAATGTTGTGTGGCGTCGTAGCTCTTTGCGCTTTGCGTTAGCAGCGTGAAGGATACGCGCGGAACAATCTCTGAAACCGAACTATAGCCAGAACGCGCCCTGCCAGCCGCATTTAAAGCCgaaccaaaacacaaacatgccCACCAACACACGTACAGCCAGGCCTGTCGGTAGGGCCAGTAGGGGTGTGACGTGACGTGTTCACTACACTCTCGCACACAAAGGCACACGCGAGTCGTGCGATTACGCTTACCTAATCGTGCCGCTCGGAAAGGGGCACGGTGGGATTTACGGTGGGCAAAATGGTTAAAGAAACACGTGAGGT
This sequence is a window from Anopheles merus strain MAF chromosome 3R, AmerM5.1, whole genome shotgun sequence. Protein-coding genes within it:
- the LOC121597741 gene encoding eukaryotic translation initiation factor 4E-binding protein, encoding MSASPIARQACASISQAIPSKRVLIHDASELPDLYSSTPGGTLYSTTPGGTRIVYERAFLMNLKNSPLARTPPNNVPMNLLRTGVVSPNTKPMTTLSVKQQKPARNSPPKYDEHQEQFDMDL